TATAAGCCAACGGTAATTCAAAATTGTCAACTGAGTTGTGTTCAGAGAAATTCATTCTTCTCTAGTTTTTGTAGCCTGAAAGTCGAAATGAAACTTACCAGTTTATATGATTTTAGAGATCTCGTTCTTCCATTAGCTAGCTCTGCTTTCTGTTTCCCCTCCAGATCTTGCTCTTTCATCCGAAGCCATTAGTTTTGTTTTATCTTCTCCTAATGCTTTCAAAGACACTAAGGTGTTCCTATGAGGCTCCCCAAATTGAAAATTCTCACCAAAATTCACAAGCATTCTGGGAGATGAAGCTTTTGGAGCATAACGAAAGACTCTATTATCCCGATAATCATAGCATAGAAGCCCACCACTCTTTGTAAAGGTGATCGGTCTGACATCGATATGATGATCACTGAACTCTTTATTCCAAATGACATCATGATTATTTATGTTCTTCTTAAAGAACCATAGGTCCCAACCATGGTCATTGGTATAACATGCACATAAAAAATCACCTAAAACCCGCATTCTAACAGTAGAAGGCGGATTACCAGCTTGTGGTGGTGATGGAATTATGCGAACTTCTTCATCAGCCAAATCCAAGGAAAAAATGGTTCCCTGAATTACCCAATAAATAGATCCATTCAAAAACACAGCATTATTTTGTCTCGTAGATATCAAATCATAGTCCATCTTTCCCACATTTCTCCATCCAATGCCACTGCCAATAGTGTATGTCTGAATAATTCCAAAATTTGGGTCTCTCTTTGAGCTACAGATgctaacaaccttgtactcattggttgaaGGAATGTATCCAAACCCAGTTAAGAATTGTTTTCCTTCGACTTTTGGAAATAGAATAAACTCTCTAGTGATGGGATTACAGATATAAGcaggttgataaatattatcatagCAAGCATTGAAACAAATCAAGCGATTACATGAACCAAGAATATAGAGATTCTGAAATGGATGTCTTAAATTGATTCTT
This DNA window, taken from Papaver somniferum cultivar HN1 chromosome 3, ASM357369v1, whole genome shotgun sequence, encodes the following:
- the LOC113360331 gene encoding F-box/kelch-repeat protein At3g23880-like, encoding MHLNHLNALDSGKLSFIYSHYGKQYYFTEYDENLNSFSRPTRINLRHPFQNLYILGSCNRLICFNACYDNIYQPAYICNPITREFILFPKVEGKQFLTGFGYIPSTNEYKVVSICSSKRDPNFGIIQTYTIGSGIGWRNVGKMDYDLISTRQNNAVFLNGSIYWVIQGTIFSLDLADEEVRIIPSPPQAGNPPSTVRMRVLGDFLCACYTNDHGWDLWFFKKNINNHDVIWNKEFSDHHIDVRPITFTKSGGLLCYDYRDNRVFRYAPKASSPRMLVNFGENFQFGEPHRNTLVSLKALGEDKTKLMASDERARSGGETESRAS